In Triticum aestivum cultivar Chinese Spring chromosome 5B, IWGSC CS RefSeq v2.1, whole genome shotgun sequence, the following proteins share a genomic window:
- the LOC123116824 gene encoding probable E3 ubiquitin-protein ligase ATL44 has translation MPRHLLQQSVDRLAALAAPPAAAMAHGGTSVHTDTLLILAAVLCFLLCVVGLAMVARCSRLCNPSAFSVDAPGAVGAPCKGIKKKALQALPTVSWRPEQRKEADEEEGERPECAICLAEFAPGNEVRVLPTCGHDFHAACVDVWLLSNSTCPSCRRALILIVAAAQSPAANESPTPQTCCERADAVAAAQASVVW, from the coding sequence ATGCCGCGCCACCTGCTGCAGCAGTCCGTCGACCGCCTCGCCGCACTGGCCGCGCCACCGGCGGCCGCCATGGCGCACGGCGGGACGAGCGTGCACACGGACACGCTGCTCATCCTGGCGGCGGTGCTCTGCTTCCTGCTCTGCGTGGTCGGGCTGGCCATGGTGGCCCGGTGCTCCCGCCTGTGCAACCCCTCCGCCTTCTCCGTCGACGCGCCAGGAGCAGTGGGGGCGCCGTGCAAGGGGATCAAGAAGAAGGCGCTGCAAGCGCTCCCCACCGTGTCCTGGCGGCCAGAGCAGAggaaggaggcggacgaggaggagggggagcggccggAGTGCGCCATCTGCCTGGCGGAGTTCGCGCCCGGCAACGAGGTGCGCGTGCTCCCGACGTGCGGCCACGACTTCCACGCCGCCTGCGTCGACGTCTGGCTACTGTCCAACTCCACCTGCCCCTCCTGCCGGCGCGCCCTCATCCTCATCGTCGCGGCCGCCCAGTCGCCGGCAGCCAACGAATCTCCGACTCCTCAAACGTGCTGTGAGCGCGCCGACGCCGTCGCGGCTGCACAGGCCTCGGTCGTATGGTAG